The nucleotide window GGTGGGACATACGTGTTTGTGGTGAACCGCTCTTTGACTAGTGGATCGCGGGCGGATGGCCCATCCCTCGAGTTGAATGATGACGACCACTCCCTCTGCATgtcattgttattattattattattattattattattattattaccggTTCATTGGTTTTTGTTTGATTGCTAGAAACGAAGGAGACTGTGCGGTATACCAACCCCGCCATCGTCGGACCCGGGCGGAATAGGGAAAGCCTGGCGGCTGAAACTCCGCACGTTGTACAGCTCCATGATCCGGTCGTAGTTCTCGCCCCACCACCTCTGCGCTTGCCACTTATTGAACATCTCCCGGCTGTGCCATCCCACTATCCTTAAGTATCAGAAGAAGTCCCAAATGTaacatttaaatcaaaatatatgtACCTGAACCGGATACGTTTGAGGTCATTTCCAGCGCCGCCGGGAAGGGACACGAAGGTGATGTGGACGCCGGGCTCCACCTGTGCCATCCACTCCTTGGGCTCTGCTTCCTCCTCCGGCGCTACTACATCCtgctctcctccctcctcttcatgCAGGCCGACTTTGTTGTTGCCATAGCTCGAAAAATCCCATGCAGGCGTCGAGTTCGAGCTGCCTGCCGCCCCGATGCAGTCGGATTGGCTGCCAGCATCGGAGGCGACGTCTCTGTCAACGTAGGTGCTGCGGTGATGGTAGTGGTGATGGTGGAGGCTCTTGCTCTTGCCCAACGACGAGCTGCTACCTTTGCAATGGCGATGCGTGCCGGAGAACTTCAACATCATGTCCTTTAACTGTAGACGATAAACTCAAAGCTAATTACGGTGCTCCCTTTCATTGGACTCGCAGCAAGAGGTACAATACATGAATGAATGACCAGAGCCAGCTGTGCCACCTTGCCGTGTCCCGTGCCAAACGATGATGATATCAACCGCTGCACCATGTAGTTAATTGTACAAACATATGCAGCATCCAACAGGAGGCTTTCGAGTGGTGTTTAGACCGTACTTTATTTACTAACTGGCAAATCTGGATTATATTAACAAGTTTAATGAAGCGGATCTGAATGATAGCTGCTACAACAATCACCACTTTGGGCCATCAAACACCGGCG belongs to Musa acuminata AAA Group cultivar baxijiao chromosome BXJ1-11, Cavendish_Baxijiao_AAA, whole genome shotgun sequence and includes:
- the LOC135597683 gene encoding protein Brevis radix-like 4 translates to MLACVACSKHEQGDGEDHSAAPAPNKPSSRDAVKSLTSQLKDMMLKFSGTHRHCKGSSSSLGKSKSLHHHHYHHRSTYVDRDVASDAGSQSDCIGAAGSSNSTPAWDFSSYGNNKVGLHEEEGGEQDVVAPEEEAEPKEWMAQVEPGVHITFVSLPGGAGNDLKRIRFSREMFNKWQAQRWWGENYDRIMELYNVRSFSRQAFPIPPGSDDGGREWSSSFNSRDGPSARDPLVKERFTTNTYVPPSTSGEAAYCPPVPDPSQHLLLPQYFNPAAFAAAASAVGVSGVKVESSSMDASRTTTSSRASISISNASDLDVTEWVENDEPGVYITIRELADGTRELRRVRFSRERFGEVRAKQWWEENRERIQAQYL